The following DNA comes from Fervidibacillus albus.
TGCAACTTCTTCAAGGCTGATCGGTTCATTATATCGATTTTGAATATAATTTTTCGCCCGTTCAACATATCCATGCGACAAAAAATATTGCCTAACTTGAAGGGAACATAATTGAATAAAATTCTCCCAATCGGTTACCGATAATACGTTGTTTAGCTGAATTTGTCCTAGGTCAATCCCCTCTACCTTTAATTGATTCCGGATCAAAAAATACAACTCTTGGAATCTTTCTTCGTTCCCCTTTTCTTTTTCAAATATCCGTCGAATAAGTTCCATTGCTTGATCCGGATCGTTTTGAAAGATCAAATTAATGATTAATTCCATATTTACCACGGAACCATCGGATTGTGAGATCGGAAACCCATATCCTCCGTGCTTCGTTTCCTTTATTTGCGAAAATGCGATTCGGGCTTCTTTGAATGAATTCGGTATTTCCTCTAAACGAACGTATGGAAAACCAATACCAATCCATTTCCTTTGATCCCCAGACAAAACCAACTTACGTGCCAACGTTAATATTTCTGCTTTTCCCACTTCATGTTCCTTTGTAATAAAATAAATTTGTTGGTCTTTCCTTTCTTCTTGAATAAATCCCCCCTTTGACCATTCATGAATTTTTTCGGAAATGAACCGTTGTTCGTCAGCATTTTCGAGAGCAACAATCATAAAAAAGGCCGATCGCATATTTTGAAAGAGTTCCCTTTTAATTTCTTCTAGTTCCTCACTTAAATCAAATTCCATTAATTTATGAATGAAATGTTTTCCGGCAATCCTTTTTGATTGTCTTTCCTTTTTCAATTGTTCTTCTTCTTGT
Coding sequences within:
- a CDS encoding response regulator, with the protein product MNLNIMLVDDEMIERKAMRKIIEDHFGKGVVCGEASNGRQAIQMADQLQPNIMLMDVKMPGIDGLEAIEIIRKKHPKIKFIMVSAYDSFDYAKKAMKEGVKEYILKPATKEETIEAILKVYQEIVQEEEQLKKERQSKRIAGKHFIHKLMEFDLSEELEEIKRELFQNMRSAFFMIVALENADEQRFISEKIHEWSKGGFIQEERKDQQIYFITKEHEVGKAEILTLARKLVLSGDQRKWIGIGFPYVRLEEIPNSFKEARIAFSQIKETKHGGYGFPISQSDGSVVNMELIINLIFQNDPDQAMELIRRIFEKEKGNEERFQELYFLIRNQLKVEGIDLGQIQLNNVLSVTDWENFIQLCSLQVRQYFLSHGYVERAKNYIQNRYNEPISLEEVAEYVQLSTPYFAKMFKEETGKTFIDYLTELRMMKAKELLLKNELTFKEISYQVGYRDPNYFSRVFKKYFKRSPRDFQNEILKK